In the genome of Variibacter gotjawalensis, one region contains:
- a CDS encoding carbohydrate porin has product MSTRLETSTKGSFWLNLANDLHLHSQKALGAAVLALALASPAARAEEAPTGIPPVSIATSLPANGDPLNIRAWLAAHGITYGSTYTNEILGNVSGGLRQGGLYAGKLEASVGLDFEKIAGWSGLTFFGNAFQIHNTSGLRDKHFFSFITISNIEAAPSTRLSELWFEQKFFADRASFRFGQLAADAEFFFNDSSKMFISSDWPTILGANLPSGGPAYPLATPGVRFKYEHNANWTGLVALYNGDPGSQFGANRHGINFRVNDPPLLMTEIQHRLNQEKDATGPATTLKLGGWHHFGQFKHMHFDDAGVSLASPVSNGRARLFDGTSGIYGIFDQQIYRPAGGDATSGISVFSRIAATSSDRNIVDLFVDGGIVFAGFVANRPDDRFGASFIYARMSDHARQLDYDRLAGAIGPVRDYELTVELTYLAQIKPGWTVQPLVQYVAHPGGHVPDPNDPTRAVRNGVLFGMRSTVIY; this is encoded by the coding sequence GTGAGTACGAGGCTTGAGACATCCACCAAGGGAAGCTTCTGGCTCAATCTTGCGAATGATTTGCACTTGCATTCGCAGAAAGCGCTTGGGGCCGCGGTGCTTGCCCTGGCGCTTGCCTCACCCGCCGCTCGCGCCGAAGAAGCCCCGACCGGCATCCCGCCTGTCTCGATCGCCACGAGCCTTCCGGCCAACGGCGACCCTTTGAACATCCGCGCGTGGCTCGCCGCGCACGGCATTACCTACGGTTCGACCTACACGAACGAAATTCTCGGCAACGTCTCGGGCGGTTTACGCCAAGGCGGCCTCTATGCCGGCAAGCTCGAAGCATCCGTCGGCCTCGACTTCGAAAAGATCGCGGGCTGGAGCGGCCTGACCTTCTTCGGCAACGCCTTCCAGATCCACAACACGTCGGGTTTGCGCGACAAGCACTTCTTCAGCTTCATCACGATCAGCAACATCGAGGCTGCGCCGTCGACCCGGCTCTCCGAACTTTGGTTCGAGCAGAAATTCTTCGCCGACCGCGCGAGCTTTCGTTTCGGCCAACTCGCCGCAGACGCCGAATTCTTCTTCAACGACTCCTCGAAGATGTTCATCAGCAGCGATTGGCCGACGATCCTTGGCGCCAACCTGCCGAGCGGCGGCCCCGCCTACCCGCTCGCGACGCCGGGCGTCCGTTTCAAATACGAACACAACGCCAATTGGACCGGACTCGTCGCGCTCTACAATGGTGACCCCGGCAGCCAATTCGGCGCCAACCGCCACGGCATCAACTTTCGCGTCAACGATCCTCCGTTGCTGATGACCGAAATTCAGCACCGGCTGAACCAGGAGAAAGACGCAACCGGCCCTGCGACGACACTCAAGCTCGGCGGCTGGCATCACTTCGGCCAATTCAAGCACATGCACTTCGACGATGCGGGCGTCTCGCTCGCGAGCCCGGTCAGCAACGGCCGCGCGCGTTTGTTCGACGGCACGAGCGGCATCTACGGCATCTTCGATCAACAGATCTATCGCCCGGCCGGCGGCGATGCGACGAGCGGCATCAGCGTGTTCAGCCGCATCGCCGCGACATCCTCGGATCGCAACATCGTCGATCTCTTTGTCGATGGCGGCATCGTCTTCGCGGGCTTCGTTGCCAATCGTCCCGATGACCGGTTCGGCGCGTCGTTCATTTATGCACGCATGTCGGATCACGCGCGGCAGTTGGACTACGACAGGCTCGCCGGAGCGATCGGCCCCGTGCGGGATTACGAACTCACCGTCGAACTTACCTATCTCGCACAGATCAAACCGGGCTGGACCGTGCAGCCGCTCGTGCAATATGTCGCGCACCCGGGTGGCCATGTGCCGGATCCGAACGATCCGACACGGGCAGTACGCAACGGCGTGCTGTTCGGCATGCGCTCGACGGTTATTTACTAA
- a CDS encoding YqaA family protein — MLLSAFLSATILPLSSELVLAAAISARPNEVWALVAVATVGNVAGAIVNWLIGRGIVHFRDRKWFPLSAAQYARAEAMFNRYGLWSLLFSWVPIIGDPLTVIAGALRVRFWPFLILVTIGKAARYILFALGFTQMAL, encoded by the coding sequence TTGCTGCTCAGCGCGTTTTTATCGGCAACGATTCTCCCGCTGTCGTCTGAGCTTGTGCTCGCCGCTGCGATCTCGGCGCGACCGAATGAAGTGTGGGCGCTTGTTGCAGTTGCGACGGTCGGTAATGTCGCGGGCGCGATCGTCAACTGGTTGATCGGACGCGGCATCGTCCACTTTCGCGACCGCAAATGGTTTCCGTTGAGTGCGGCGCAATACGCGCGCGCCGAAGCGATGTTCAATCGCTACGGTTTGTGGTCGTTGCTGTTTTCATGGGTGCCGATCATCGGCGATCCGCTCACGGTGATCGCCGGCGCGCTACGCGTGAGGTTCTGGCCGTTCCTGATTCTCGTCACGATCGGCAAAGCCGCCCGGTACATTCTCTTCGCGCTCGGCTTCACGCAGATGGCGCTGTGA
- a CDS encoding OmpA family protein: MRISKASLLATTVIPAALLLVAPSMTRAQTQMAQAPAEDPSKPKPPGQRPPPPAGQPPAQRPAAPPPAARPAPPPQAAPSQPPARQAPPPTAAPAQPPARQAPPPTAQPARPATPPPARAEPAPPQRPAAPPQAAPSPQRAPAAAPPAAQAQPPRGEPQGQPPANRAGRPGGPGAPVAGERQSPPGAAPNGEPPARAGRPQGGPPSAQGTPPGGPAAQGQTREPRDPNAPRTGRPGGPGAPGTPTPPAAQGQPTPPAAQGQPAAPTAPAARGAPPAGAPAPGQPAQAQPPAGAPGATPPGQQAQPPGATPPGGPAARGGPAGAPGAPGAPGQQAQPPGAPPAGGPAAQGQPPGGRGGPPGGPQQAQPGQPGQPPGAPPAQQAQPVAQPPVQVPGQARQAGPPPAPQPLVAGAAPVPVGASGRPLRRMDEMRGERRETTEGGRTFIREPDRVIIREDGRTIVRRDESARFRYNARDVRQERRGDQSVTIIERPDGTRVMTYTDPDGRLLRRSRMGPDGREVVIIENRYDNRYSGQRYAGSYYVDLPPPRVRIPRERYIVGMTAALAAGAAGAYLYETFEQPPVERIERAYTLDEVRFSAPVRARMPRVDIDTINFDTGSWEVPPDQIDRLADIAEAINRAIKRNPQEVFMVEGHTDAVGSDVDNLSLSDRRAESVSVILTDRFGVPAENLTSQGYGAQDLKVQTSGASQENRRVAIRRITPLLSGNSEGAGQ, translated from the coding sequence ATGAGAATCTCCAAGGCGAGCCTGCTCGCCACCACCGTTATTCCGGCCGCATTATTGCTGGTTGCACCATCCATGACGCGCGCGCAGACGCAGATGGCGCAGGCGCCCGCCGAAGATCCGTCCAAGCCGAAGCCGCCGGGCCAGCGTCCGCCGCCTCCGGCCGGTCAGCCGCCGGCACAGCGCCCGGCCGCCCCGCCTCCGGCCGCTCGTCCGGCCCCGCCGCCGCAGGCTGCTCCATCCCAGCCGCCGGCACGGCAAGCGCCTCCGCCGACCGCCGCTCCTGCACAGCCGCCGGCACGACAAGCTCCGCCGCCGACGGCCCAGCCTGCGCGCCCGGCCACACCTCCGCCTGCGCGCGCCGAGCCCGCCCCTCCGCAGCGCCCAGCAGCTCCCCCGCAGGCTGCTCCGTCGCCGCAGCGCGCTCCAGCCGCCGCGCCACCGGCCGCTCAGGCACAGCCGCCGCGCGGAGAGCCGCAAGGCCAGCCGCCGGCCAATCGCGCCGGCCGTCCGGGTGGACCGGGCGCTCCTGTCGCGGGCGAACGTCAATCCCCTCCGGGCGCCGCTCCGAACGGAGAGCCGCCGGCACGTGCCGGCCGCCCGCAGGGTGGGCCGCCGTCAGCGCAGGGCACGCCGCCGGGTGGTCCGGCCGCTCAAGGTCAAACACGAGAGCCGCGTGATCCGAATGCGCCGCGCACCGGTCGTCCGGGTGGACCCGGCGCGCCGGGCACTCCGACGCCGCCGGCCGCACAAGGCCAGCCGACGCCTCCCGCCGCTCAGGGCCAGCCGGCCGCGCCGACAGCTCCGGCTGCGCGTGGCGCACCGCCTGCCGGGGCTCCGGCGCCGGGTCAGCCCGCTCAAGCTCAGCCGCCAGCCGGCGCTCCGGGCGCAACGCCTCCAGGCCAGCAAGCTCAACCTCCGGGCGCGACGCCTCCGGGTGGCCCCGCCGCGCGTGGCGGTCCGGCCGGTGCACCAGGTGCTCCGGGTGCCCCAGGTCAGCAAGCTCAGCCTCCGGGTGCACCGCCTGCCGGTGGTCCGGCCGCGCAAGGTCAGCCTCCGGGTGGCCGTGGTGGTCCGCCGGGCGGCCCGCAGCAGGCACAGCCGGGGCAGCCCGGTCAGCCGCCGGGTGCTCCGCCCGCGCAGCAGGCTCAGCCCGTCGCACAACCGCCCGTGCAGGTGCCCGGACAGGCGCGTCAGGCTGGTCCGCCGCCGGCTCCGCAGCCGCTCGTTGCCGGCGCCGCGCCGGTTCCGGTCGGCGCATCGGGACGTCCGCTCCGCCGCATGGACGAGATGCGCGGCGAGCGTCGTGAGACGACGGAAGGTGGCCGCACGTTCATTCGCGAGCCAGATCGCGTGATCATCCGCGAGGATGGCCGCACGATCGTGCGGCGCGATGAGTCCGCGCGTTTCCGCTACAACGCACGCGATGTGCGTCAGGAGCGCCGTGGCGATCAAAGCGTCACGATCATCGAGCGTCCGGACGGCACGCGCGTCATGACCTACACGGATCCGGACGGCCGCCTGCTGCGCCGTTCGCGCATGGGACCCGACGGGCGCGAGGTGGTGATCATCGAGAACCGCTACGACAATCGCTATTCAGGTCAGCGTTACGCCGGCAGCTACTACGTTGATCTGCCGCCGCCGCGCGTGCGAATTCCGCGCGAGCGCTACATCGTCGGCATGACGGCCGCGCTCGCGGCCGGTGCTGCCGGCGCGTATCTCTACGAGACGTTCGAGCAGCCTCCGGTGGAGCGTATCGAACGCGCTTACACGCTCGACGAGGTGCGCTTCTCGGCGCCGGTGCGCGCGCGTATGCCGCGCGTCGACATCGACACAATCAACTTCGATACGGGTTCGTGGGAAGTGCCACCGGATCAGATCGATCGTCTTGCCGATATCGCGGAAGCGATCAATCGCGCGATCAAGCGTAACCCGCAGGAAGTGTTCATGGTCGAAGGACACACGGACGCGGTCGGTTCTGACGTCGACAATCTGTCGCTGTCGGATCGCCGTGCCGAGTCGGTGTCGGTCATCCTCACGGACCGCTTCGGCGTTCCGGCCGAAAACCTGACGTCGCAAGGTTACGGCGCGCAGGATCTCAAGGTGCAGACGAGCGGCGCATCGCAGGAAAATCGCCGCGTTGCGATCCGCCGTATTACGCCGCTGCTCTCGGGCAATAGCGAAGGCGCCGGTCAGTAA
- the typA gene encoding translational GTPase TypA produces MKLRNVAIIAHVDHGKTTLVDRLLQQAGSFRENQKVAERAMDSNDLERERGITILAKATSVLWQDTRINIVDTPGHADFGGEVERILNMVDGAIVLVDAAEGPLPQTKFVVSKALKMGLKPIVAINKVDRPDARATQVVNEVFDLFAALDATDEQLDFPILYGSAKQGWMADSLEGPTDKGMQPLFDLLLNHVPEPKTEEGPFRLLGTIMEANPYLGRLITGRITSGIVKPNQNVKVLDHTGKLIENGRVTKILAFRGLERVSLDEAEAGDIVSIAGLPNATVAHTIGAPEIEGPLPAQPIDPPTLAMLFRVNDSPLAGTEGSKVTSRMIRDRLLREAEGNVALRVSESTERDSMEVAGRGELQLGILIETMRREGFELSVSRPRVLLRRNEANELEEPIEEVVIDVDEEHSGVVVQKMSERKADMIEMRPSGGGRTRLVFYAPTRGLIGYQGELLTDTRGTAIMNRLFHAYAPYKGEIAGRRNGVLISNEQGEAVAYAMFKLEDRGPMMIEPGARVYRGMIVGEHTRDNDLEINVLKGKQLTNIRTTSKDEAVRLTPPIRMTLEKALAYIQDDELVEVTPKSIRLRKTLLDPNERKRAERAKEAEPA; encoded by the coding sequence ATGAAACTTCGTAACGTCGCGATCATCGCGCACGTCGACCATGGCAAAACCACGCTGGTCGACCGCCTCCTCCAACAGGCCGGCTCCTTCCGCGAAAATCAGAAGGTCGCCGAGCGCGCGATGGACTCCAACGACCTCGAGCGCGAGCGCGGCATCACGATTCTCGCCAAGGCGACCTCGGTGCTCTGGCAGGACACCCGCATCAACATCGTCGACACGCCGGGCCACGCCGACTTCGGCGGCGAGGTCGAGCGCATCCTGAACATGGTGGACGGCGCGATCGTCCTCGTCGATGCCGCCGAAGGTCCGCTGCCGCAGACGAAGTTCGTCGTCTCGAAAGCGCTCAAGATGGGCCTCAAGCCGATCGTGGCGATCAACAAGGTCGACCGTCCGGACGCACGCGCGACCCAGGTCGTCAACGAAGTGTTCGATCTCTTTGCAGCGCTCGACGCAACCGACGAGCAGCTCGACTTCCCGATCCTCTACGGTTCAGCCAAGCAGGGCTGGATGGCGGATAGCCTTGAAGGCCCGACCGACAAGGGCATGCAGCCGCTGTTCGATCTCTTGCTCAACCACGTGCCGGAGCCGAAGACCGAAGAAGGTCCGTTCCGCTTGCTCGGCACGATCATGGAAGCGAACCCGTATCTCGGCCGCCTCATCACGGGCCGCATCACCTCCGGCATCGTGAAGCCGAACCAGAACGTCAAAGTCCTGGATCATACCGGCAAGCTGATCGAGAACGGCCGCGTCACGAAAATTCTCGCCTTCCGCGGCCTCGAGCGCGTCTCGCTCGACGAAGCCGAAGCCGGCGACATCGTCTCCATCGCGGGCCTGCCGAACGCGACGGTCGCGCACACGATCGGCGCTCCCGAAATCGAAGGCCCGCTTCCTGCTCAGCCGATCGATCCGCCGACGCTCGCGATGCTGTTCCGCGTCAATGACTCGCCGCTCGCCGGCACCGAAGGCTCCAAGGTCACGAGCCGAATGATCCGCGACCGCCTGCTGCGCGAAGCCGAAGGCAACGTCGCGTTGCGCGTTTCGGAATCGACGGAACGCGACTCGATGGAAGTCGCCGGCCGCGGCGAATTGCAACTCGGCATTCTCATCGAGACGATGCGCCGCGAAGGCTTCGAGCTTTCCGTCTCGCGTCCGCGCGTGCTGCTCCGTCGCAACGAGGCGAACGAACTCGAAGAGCCGATCGAAGAAGTCGTCATCGACGTCGACGAGGAACACTCCGGCGTCGTCGTGCAGAAAATGTCGGAGCGTAAAGCCGACATGATTGAGATGCGGCCGTCCGGCGGTGGCCGCACGCGCCTCGTCTTTTACGCACCGACGCGCGGCCTCATCGGCTATCAGGGCGAACTGCTCACCGACACGCGCGGCACCGCGATCATGAACCGCCTGTTCCACGCTTACGCGCCGTACAAGGGCGAGATCGCCGGCCGCCGCAACGGCGTACTGATCTCGAACGAACAAGGCGAAGCGGTCGCTTACGCGATGTTCAAGCTGGAAGATCGCGGCCCGATGATGATCGAGCCGGGCGCACGCGTTTATCGCGGCATGATCGTCGGCGAGCACACGCGCGACAACGATCTCGAGATCAACGTGCTCAAGGGCAAGCAGCTCACCAACATTCGCACGACGTCGAAGGACGAAGCCGTCCGCCTGACGCCGCCGATCCGCATGACGCTCGAAAAGGCGCTCGCATACATTCAGGACGACGAACTCGTCGAAGTGACGCCGAAGTCGATCCGCCTGCGCAAGACGCTGCTCGACCCGAACGAACGCAAGCGCGCCGAGCGCGCCAAGGAAGCCGAGCCGGCGTGA
- a CDS encoding GNAT family N-acetyltransferase, which yields MSTVITEVRRAKTCDAAALAEIHDETWRNTYRGIIPGSELEKLISRRGPAWWQSAVRKGSRISLLVFGEQLAGYANYGRNRARSLSYEGEIYELYLRPEFQGLGFGRRLFSAARRDLQASGMKNCVVWALSDNDNAIEFYRALGGRAIARSSETFGDKSLDKMAFGWNG from the coding sequence ATGAGCACCGTCATCACCGAGGTCCGCCGCGCTAAAACTTGTGATGCTGCCGCCCTCGCCGAGATTCACGACGAGACGTGGCGCAACACATATCGCGGCATCATTCCTGGCAGCGAACTCGAGAAGCTGATCAGCCGCCGTGGCCCGGCGTGGTGGCAGAGCGCGGTGCGCAAGGGCAGCCGAATCTCTCTTTTGGTGTTCGGCGAACAGCTTGCCGGTTACGCGAATTACGGGCGCAACCGCGCGCGCAGCCTCTCGTATGAGGGCGAGATCTACGAACTCTACTTGCGTCCGGAATTTCAAGGGCTTGGCTTCGGCCGCCGCCTCTTCAGCGCCGCCCGCCGCGACCTGCAGGCGAGCGGAATGAAGAACTGCGTCGTCTGGGCTCTGTCCGACAACGACAACGCGATCGAGTTCTACCGCGCCCTCGGCGGCCGCGCGATTGCCCGCTCGTCTGAGACATTCGGCGATAAGTCCTTGGACAAGATGGCGTTCGGCTGGAACGGCTGA
- a CDS encoding ribonucleotide-diphosphate reductase subunit beta, which produces MLDWSDTKTEAAVIVPPPDMPAGDATGLGTIDRAGARVSIDDKRMINCRADVNQLLPLKYKWAWEKYLAGCNNHWMPTEVSMQADIALWKSRDGLTDDERRSIKRNLGFFAASESLVANNIVLAIYRHLTNPECRQYLLRQAFEEAVHTHTFQYIVESLGLDEGELFNMYREVPSITDKAAWALKHTQHLDDPDFKTGTPAADQAFLRDLVAFYVIFEGMWFYTGFAQILSLGRRNKMVGIAEQYQYILRDESIHLNFGIDVINQIKIENPHLWTAAFQNEIRTMIREAAELEAAYGRDTMPRGFLGLNAALCEQYMHFIANRRAAQIGLSAVFPETDNPFPWMSEAMDLKKEKNFFETRVIEYQNGGALAWD; this is translated from the coding sequence ATGCTCGACTGGTCCGACACCAAAACAGAAGCCGCCGTGATCGTGCCGCCGCCCGATATGCCGGCGGGCGATGCCACCGGACTCGGCACGATCGACCGCGCGGGGGCGCGCGTCTCGATCGACGACAAGCGCATGATCAACTGCCGCGCCGACGTCAATCAACTGTTGCCGCTGAAATACAAATGGGCGTGGGAGAAGTATCTCGCGGGCTGCAACAATCACTGGATGCCGACCGAAGTATCGATGCAGGCCGACATCGCGCTGTGGAAGTCGCGCGATGGTCTGACCGACGACGAGCGACGCTCGATCAAGCGCAACCTCGGTTTCTTCGCTGCGTCCGAGAGTCTTGTCGCGAACAACATCGTGCTTGCGATCTATCGACACCTCACCAATCCGGAATGCCGGCAGTATCTGCTGCGGCAGGCGTTCGAAGAGGCCGTGCATACGCACACGTTCCAATACATCGTCGAAAGTCTCGGCCTCGACGAGGGCGAGCTGTTCAACATGTATCGCGAGGTGCCGTCGATCACCGACAAAGCCGCATGGGCGCTCAAGCACACGCAACATCTCGACGATCCCGATTTCAAGACCGGCACGCCGGCCGCTGATCAGGCGTTCCTGCGCGATCTCGTCGCGTTCTATGTGATTTTCGAGGGCATGTGGTTCTATACCGGCTTTGCACAAATACTCTCGCTCGGCCGGCGCAATAAGATGGTCGGCATCGCGGAGCAGTATCAGTACATCCTGCGCGATGAATCGATTCATCTGAATTTCGGCATCGACGTGATCAACCAGATCAAGATCGAGAATCCGCATCTGTGGACGGCCGCGTTTCAGAACGAGATACGCACGATGATCCGGGAAGCTGCCGAACTCGAAGCCGCTTACGGGCGCGATACGATGCCGCGCGGGTTCCTTGGGCTCAATGCGGCGCTGTGCGAGCAATACATGCACTTCATCGCTAACCGTCGCGCGGCGCAGATCGGTTTGTCGGCGGTGTTCCCGGAGACCGACAATCCGTTCCCGTGGATGTCGGAAGCGATGGATCTCAAGAAGGAGAAGAACTTCTTCGAGACGCGTGTGATCGAGTATCAGAACGGCGGCGCGCTGGCGTGGGATTGA
- a CDS encoding ribonucleoside-diphosphate reductase subunit alpha, with product MSLITEVNEAAVPFQVSTSAEKAAAPGYQLIRRNGAVTSFDAGKIAVALTKAFLAVEGSAAAASRRIHDSVAELTAQVVANLTRRSDVGRTFHIEDVQDQVELALMRSEHHKVARAYVLYREKRAAERAAAATQPVVSAPTMAMTLDDGRKVPLDSARLSAIVAEACAGLDGVSIEAVLTEAHRNLYDGITLDELAQAPILAARTLIETEPNYAKVSARLLLDKLRREALSFVSGTPEQATQAEMAARYPDYFLGYVKTGIASDLLDPELARFDLPRLAAALKPERDLQFDYLGFQTLYDRYFLHVRGHRFELPQAFFMRVSMGLALREIDREARAIEFYDLISSFDFMASTPTLFNSGTQRPQLSSCFLTTVPDDLDSIFKSIKDNALLAKYSGGLGNDWTAVRGLGAHIKGTNGESQGIVPFLKVANDTAIAVNQGGKRKGAVCAYLETWHIDIEEFLDLRKNTGDDRRRTHDMNTANWIPDLFMQRVEARGQWTLFSPDETPELHDLYGKDFRTAYEAYEAKADRGEMKVFRRVAAVDLWRKMLTMLFETGHPWITFKDACNLRSPQQHAGVVHSSNLCTEITLNTSADEVAVCNLGSVNLAAHVTRDGLDQARLARTVKTAMRMLDNVVDINFYTIPEARRSNLRHRPVGLGIMGFQDALEKLRLPTVSEEAVTFADTSMEAVSYYAISASVDLAAERGRYPSFDGSLWSRGILPIDSLAILSEARDGDVELDTAMTMDWEKLRRRVVTTGMRNSNCMAIAPTATISNIVGVSQSIEPSYSQLYVKANMSGDFTVVNASLVRDLKERGLWDEVMVSDLKYYDGKLAAIDRIPADVKALYATSFEIETSWLIRAAARRQKWIDQGQSLNLYIAQPSGRKLDEAYRQAWRLGLKTTYYLRALAATHVEKSTVKKTDGKLNGVSAVAVAAPALSDAPLQNGVEAPNACSINDPTCEACQ from the coding sequence ATGTCTCTCATCACTGAAGTCAACGAAGCGGCCGTGCCGTTTCAAGTTTCGACGAGCGCCGAAAAAGCGGCGGCGCCCGGCTATCAACTCATCCGCCGCAACGGCGCCGTAACGTCCTTTGACGCTGGCAAGATCGCGGTCGCACTGACCAAGGCGTTTCTCGCGGTCGAAGGTTCGGCGGCCGCCGCATCGCGGCGTATCCACGACAGCGTCGCCGAACTGACCGCGCAGGTCGTCGCGAATCTGACTCGCCGCTCGGACGTGGGCCGCACGTTCCATATCGAAGACGTGCAGGATCAGGTCGAGCTCGCGCTGATGCGCAGCGAGCATCACAAGGTCGCGCGCGCTTACGTTCTTTATCGCGAGAAGCGTGCGGCGGAGCGCGCAGCCGCGGCCACGCAACCCGTCGTGTCTGCGCCGACGATGGCGATGACGTTGGACGACGGCCGCAAGGTGCCGCTCGACAGCGCTCGGCTTTCCGCGATCGTGGCGGAAGCCTGCGCGGGGCTCGACGGCGTTTCGATCGAAGCCGTGCTGACCGAAGCGCACCGCAATCTCTACGACGGCATCACGCTCGACGAACTCGCGCAGGCGCCGATCCTCGCGGCGCGCACGCTGATCGAGACCGAACCGAACTACGCGAAGGTGAGCGCGCGTTTGCTGCTCGATAAGTTGCGCCGCGAAGCTTTAAGTTTCGTGTCGGGCACGCCCGAGCAGGCGACGCAAGCCGAAATGGCGGCGCGCTATCCGGATTATTTCCTCGGCTATGTGAAGACCGGCATCGCGAGCGACTTGCTCGATCCGGAACTCGCGCGTTTCGATCTTCCACGGCTCGCGGCCGCACTGAAGCCCGAGCGCGATCTTCAGTTCGACTATCTCGGCTTCCAAACGCTGTACGATCGCTACTTCCTGCATGTGCGCGGCCATCGCTTCGAGTTGCCGCAGGCGTTTTTCATGCGCGTCTCGATGGGACTTGCGCTGCGCGAGATCGACCGCGAGGCGCGCGCGATCGAGTTTTACGATCTCATCTCGTCGTTCGACTTCATGGCGTCGACGCCGACGCTGTTCAATTCGGGCACGCAGCGGCCGCAACTCTCGTCGTGCTTCTTGACGACGGTGCCGGACGATCTCGACAGCATCTTCAAATCCATCAAGGACAATGCGCTGCTGGCGAAATATTCCGGTGGCCTCGGCAACGACTGGACGGCCGTGCGCGGTCTCGGCGCTCACATCAAAGGCACGAACGGCGAGAGCCAAGGCATCGTTCCGTTCCTCAAGGTCGCCAATGACACGGCGATTGCTGTCAATCAGGGCGGCAAGCGCAAGGGCGCGGTGTGCGCCTATCTCGAGACGTGGCACATCGACATCGAGGAGTTCCTCGATCTGCGCAAGAACACCGGCGACGACCGCCGCCGCACGCACGACATGAACACCGCGAACTGGATTCCGGATCTGTTCATGCAGCGCGTCGAGGCGAGAGGGCAGTGGACGCTGTTCTCGCCGGACGAAACGCCGGAGCTGCATGACCTCTACGGCAAGGACTTCCGCACCGCTTACGAAGCTTACGAGGCCAAGGCGGACCGCGGCGAGATGAAGGTGTTCCGCCGCGTTGCTGCGGTCGATCTCTGGCGCAAGATGCTGACGATGCTGTTCGAGACCGGGCATCCGTGGATCACCTTCAAGGATGCATGCAATCTGCGCTCGCCGCAGCAGCATGCCGGCGTCGTGCATTCGTCGAACCTCTGCACCGAGATCACGCTCAACACGTCGGCGGACGAAGTCGCCGTATGCAATCTCGGCTCCGTCAACCTCGCGGCACATGTGACGCGCGACGGCCTCGATCAGGCACGGCTCGCACGCACCGTGAAGACCGCGATGCGGATGCTCGACAATGTCGTCGACATCAACTTTTACACAATCCCGGAAGCGCGGCGTTCCAACTTGCGGCATCGGCCCGTGGGGCTCGGCATCATGGGTTTCCAGGATGCGCTGGAAAAGTTGCGCTTGCCTACGGTTTCCGAGGAGGCCGTGACATTCGCCGATACATCGATGGAGGCGGTGAGCTATTACGCGATCTCGGCTTCGGTCGATCTTGCGGCAGAGCGCGGTCGCTATCCGAGCTTCGACGGTTCGCTCTGGTCGCGCGGCATTCTGCCGATCGACTCGCTCGCGATCTTGAGCGAAGCGCGCGACGGCGATGTCGAGCTCGACACCGCAATGACGATGGATTGGGAGAAGCTGCGCCGGCGTGTTGTCACGACCGGCATGCGCAATTCGAACTGCATGGCGATCGCGCCGACGGCGACGATCTCCAACATCGTCGGCGTCTCGCAGTCGATCGAGCCGAGCTACAGCCAGCTCTACGTCAAGGCGAATATGTCGGGCGATTTTACCGTGGTGAATGCGTCGCTGGTGCGCGATCTCAAAGAGCGCGGGCTGTGGGACGAGGTCATGGTTTCGGATCTCAAATACTACGACGGCAAGCTCGCCGCCATCGATCGGATTCCGGCGGACGTGAAGGCGCTGTATGCGACGTCGTTTGAGATCGAGACGAGCTGGCTCATTCGTGCTGCGGCACGGCGGCAGAAGTGGATCGATCAAGGACAGTCGCTCAATCTCTACATCGCGCAACCGTCCGGCCGGAAGCTCGACGAAGCCTATCGGCAGGCGTGGCGGCTTGGGTTGAAGACGACGTACTACCTGCGCGCGCTCGCGGCGACGCATGTCGAGAAATCGACCGTGAAGAAAACGGACGGCAAGCTGAATGGCGTGTCCGCTGTTGCGGTCGCGGCGCCGGCGCTCTCCGACGCACCGCTGCAGAACGGTGTCGAAGCGCCGAATGCGTGCTCGATCAACGACCCCACTTGTGAAGCCTGCCAATAA